A genomic segment from Tissierella sp. encodes:
- a CDS encoding aldo/keto reductase, with protein MQYCYFTKDKLKVSKLGFGCMRFPILEGDSGKIDKDLASKMLIYGIDNGINYIDTAYPYHKGNSEEFVGEVLSKGYREKVYLATKLPAWLTNSYEDFENYLDEQLKRLQTDYIDFYLLHSLSEKTWNKIYELNVLGFLDEAKRKGKIKYAGFSFHDNLDIFKTIVDSYPWDFCQIQLNYMDRQYQTGLEGMRYAAEKEISLVIMEPIKGGKLSNASEEISAIWNKSNIKRSPAEWALKWIYNFEEVSVVLSGMSTMDHVIENVKTANDAIPNSLTDQELKIVDEVTALYEKNVKVGCTSCEYCLPCPQKVSIPNIFELYNNIYVYGTETVSKDSYSRYIEQEIDASKCVECGACESVCPQHLDIIKHLKDADLVLK; from the coding sequence ATGCAATACTGTTATTTTACAAAGGACAAGCTAAAAGTATCCAAATTGGGCTTTGGATGCATGAGATTTCCAATATTAGAAGGTGATTCTGGTAAGATTGACAAAGACTTAGCTAGCAAGATGCTAATCTATGGAATTGATAATGGTATAAATTATATTGATACCGCTTATCCATACCATAAGGGAAATAGTGAAGAATTTGTTGGAGAGGTATTAAGTAAAGGTTATAGGGAAAAAGTATATTTAGCTACTAAACTACCAGCATGGTTGACTAATTCATATGAGGATTTTGAGAATTACTTAGATGAACAGCTTAAAAGACTTCAAACTGATTATATTGATTTTTATCTTCTTCATTCATTGTCAGAAAAGACTTGGAATAAAATCTATGAATTAAATGTTTTAGGGTTCCTTGATGAAGCAAAGAGAAAAGGAAAGATAAAATACGCAGGATTTTCATTTCACGATAATTTAGACATCTTTAAAACTATTGTAGACTCGTATCCTTGGGATTTTTGTCAGATTCAATTAAACTACATGGATCGCCAATATCAGACAGGACTTGAGGGTATGAGATATGCTGCCGAAAAAGAAATATCCTTAGTGATAATGGAGCCTATTAAAGGTGGAAAATTGTCAAATGCTTCTGAAGAAATATCAGCTATTTGGAATAAGAGTAATATTAAAAGATCTCCCGCTGAATGGGCTTTAAAATGGATTTATAATTTTGAGGAGGTATCTGTTGTATTATCTGGAATGTCAACTATGGATCATGTAATTGAAAATGTAAAGACTGCTAATGATGCAATTCCTAATTCCTTGACTGATCAAGAGCTAAAGATCGTTGATGAAGTAACTGCTTTATATGAAAAGAATGTGAAAGTAGGATGTACAAGCTGTGAATACTGCTTACCTTGTCCACAGAAAGTTTCTATACCAAACATCTTTGAATTATATAATAATATATATGTCTATGGTACTGAGACTGTATCAAAGGATAGCTATAGCAGATATATTGAACAAGAAATAGATGCCAGTAAATGTGTTGAATGCGGTGCTTGCGAATCTGTATGCCCTCAACATCTAGATATTATTAAGCACTTAAAAGATGCAGATCTTGTATTAAAATAG
- a CDS encoding zinc-binding dehydrogenase, producing MKGWQFTTTHEPLTLIKKEDPIAKEGYVVLDVMATGLCHSDVGALEDEGWLGLITKRPCILGHEFAGVISEIGPGVEGYKVGDKVGVCPMFASDGTGPSYGRDGGYATKSAVPAEMLVPVPEGVNFAEAAAATDAGMTSYHAVVNIGKVEAGMKVGMIGIGGLGQIGARIAVLKGCEVYASSRNPVAREKALALGCKEVVESVDQLAQFDLDVIIDFAGSGESTAQALEVVKKRGRVVVVGMAKLETTLNIMTLITKQAEVVGSNGGSAQDIAEVYKLIASGDLQPEIIEIGFDEIAEGLDKLKDGGIKGRMVAMIKDEDR from the coding sequence ATGAAAGGTTGGCAATTTACTACTACACATGAACCACTAACATTAATTAAAAAGGAAGATCCCATAGCAAAAGAAGGATATGTTGTTTTGGATGTTATGGCAACAGGCTTGTGTCATTCAGATGTAGGTGCTTTAGAAGATGAAGGATGGCTAGGTCTTATAACTAAACGACCATGTATACTTGGCCATGAATTTGCAGGAGTTATAAGTGAAATAGGCCCTGGAGTTGAAGGATATAAAGTAGGAGATAAAGTTGGTGTTTGTCCTATGTTTGCGTCAGACGGAACTGGGCCAAGCTATGGTAGAGATGGAGGTTATGCTACAAAATCAGCAGTTCCAGCTGAAATGTTAGTTCCCGTACCTGAGGGAGTAAATTTTGCTGAGGCAGCTGCTGCAACAGATGCTGGAATGACTTCTTACCACGCTGTAGTTAATATTGGTAAGGTAGAAGCAGGTATGAAGGTTGGTATGATTGGTATAGGCGGATTAGGACAAATTGGTGCTCGTATAGCTGTTCTTAAAGGTTGTGAAGTTTATGCTTCATCAAGAAATCCTGTAGCTCGTGAAAAAGCTCTTGCTTTAGGATGCAAAGAAGTAGTTGAAAGTGTAGACCAATTGGCTCAATTTGATCTAGATGTTATTATAGATTTTGCTGGTTCAGGTGAATCAACGGCGCAAGCTCTTGAAGTTGTTAAGAAACGCGGTCGTGTTGTTGTTGTAGGTATGGCAAAACTAGAAACTACTCTCAATATTATGACTCTAATTACTAAACAAGCTGAAGTTGTGGGCAGTAATGGCGGTTCAGCTCAAGATATAGCTGAAGTTTATAAGCTTATTGCCTCAGGAGATCTTCAACCTGAAATAATTGAAATTGGTTTTGATGAAATTGCAGAAGGTCTTGATAAACTAAAAGATGGTGGAATAAAGGGCAGAATGGTTGCAATGATAAAGGATGAAGATCGATAA
- the gcvPB gene encoding aminomethyl-transferring glycine dehydrogenase subunit GcvPB, with product MRKYDKLIFELSKSGRKAYNLPELDVEDKCIKNFIPEEFLSDTELNFPELSEVDVIRHYTNLSNKNYGLDTGFYPLGSCTMKYNPKINEDTARLDGFANVHPLQMESCTQGSLQLLYELDKSLAEIAGMDKMSLQPAAGAHGELTGIMVIKAYHEKNGDFNRNKIIVPDSAHGTNPATAAMAGYKIVEVKSTKDGLVDLEALKAVVGDDTAGLMLTNPNTLGIFDKNIKEIAKIVHDAGGQLYYDGANANAILGHARPGDMGFDVVHFNLHKTFSTPHGGGGPGAGPIGVKKHLVEFLPVPLVEKDEDRYYLDYNLPNTIGKVKDFYGHFGILVRAYTYILTMGSDGLKKASEIAVLNANYMANKLKDYYYLPIDTLFKHEFVLGGLKDTLSEVSTLDIAKRLLDHGYHPPTVYFPLIINQAIMIEPTESESKETMDEFIEAMISISKEASEDPEKVKAAPLNTVVSRPDETRAARTPVLKYEG from the coding sequence ATGAGAAAGTATGATAAGCTAATATTCGAATTGTCTAAATCAGGAAGAAAAGCTTATAACCTTCCAGAATTAGATGTAGAAGATAAATGTATAAAGAATTTTATTCCAGAAGAATTTTTATCTGATACTGAACTTAATTTTCCTGAGTTATCTGAAGTTGATGTAATTAGACATTATACAAACCTATCAAATAAAAACTATGGACTAGATACAGGATTTTATCCACTAGGTTCATGTACAATGAAATATAACCCAAAGATCAATGAAGATACAGCTAGATTAGATGGATTTGCTAATGTGCATCCATTACAAATGGAATCTTGTACTCAAGGTTCATTACAATTATTATATGAACTAGATAAATCTTTGGCAGAAATAGCAGGTATGGATAAGATGAGCTTACAGCCAGCTGCTGGTGCTCATGGAGAATTAACTGGTATCATGGTTATAAAAGCATATCATGAAAAGAATGGAGACTTTAATAGAAACAAGATTATAGTTCCTGATTCAGCTCATGGTACAAACCCTGCTACTGCAGCTATGGCAGGATATAAGATTGTAGAAGTTAAATCAACAAAAGATGGTTTAGTTGATTTAGAGGCACTAAAGGCTGTTGTAGGAGACGATACTGCAGGTTTGATGCTTACAAATCCAAATACCCTAGGAATATTTGATAAGAATATTAAAGAAATAGCTAAAATTGTTCATGATGCAGGGGGACAATTATACTATGATGGGGCTAATGCCAATGCTATTCTTGGTCATGCAAGACCTGGAGACATGGGCTTTGATGTAGTTCACTTTAACCTTCACAAAACATTCTCTACACCTCACGGTGGTGGAGGACCAGGTGCAGGACCAATTGGAGTTAAGAAACATCTAGTAGAATTTTTACCAGTACCATTAGTAGAAAAAGATGAAGATAGATATTATCTAGACTATAATCTACCTAATACTATAGGTAAAGTTAAAGATTTCTATGGCCATTTTGGTATATTAGTTAGAGCCTACACCTATATCCTTACAATGGGTAGTGATGGACTTAAAAAAGCTAGTGAAATAGCTGTACTAAATGCTAACTATATGGCTAATAAACTAAAAGATTATTACTATCTACCTATAGATACTTTATTCAAACATGAATTTGTACTAGGCGGATTAAAAGATACACTTTCAGAAGTAAGCACTTTGGATATAGCTAAGAGATTACTTGATCATGGCTATCATCCACCAACAGTTTACTTCCCACTAATCATTAACCAAGCAATAATGATAGAGCCAACAGAGTCAGAATCCAAAGAAACAATGGATGAATTCATTGAAGCTATGATTAGTATTTCAAAAGAGGCAAGCGAAGATCCAGAAAAGGTTAAAGCTGCCCCTCTTAACACTGTAGTAAGTAGGCCAGATGAGACAAGAGCAGCAAGAACTCCTGTGCTAAAATACGAAGGGTAG
- the gcvH gene encoding glycine cleavage system protein GcvH, translating into MKVVKDLFYTNDHEWVKVEGNVGVIGIADYAQHHLGDIVYVELPEVDDEIAKGDSFAAIESVKAASDIYMPVGGKVIEINEELIDDPALLNADAYENWMIKVEISDKAELDELMTSEDYEKFLAEEE; encoded by the coding sequence ATGAAAGTAGTTAAAGATTTATTTTACACAAATGATCATGAATGGGTTAAAGTTGAAGGTAATGTTGGGGTTATAGGTATAGCAGATTATGCACAACATCATTTAGGAGACATAGTTTATGTAGAACTACCTGAAGTTGATGATGAAATTGCTAAAGGAGATTCATTTGCAGCTATAGAATCAGTTAAAGCAGCATCAGACATTTATATGCCAGTTGGTGGAAAAGTAATAGAAATAAATGAAGAATTAATTGATGATCCAGCTCTTTTAAATGCAGATGCATATGAAAACTGGATGATTAAAGTAGAGATATCAGATAAGGCTGAACTAGATGAATTAATGACAAGTGAGGACTACGAAAAGTTTTTAGCTGAGGAGGAATAA
- the gcvPA gene encoding aminomethyl-transferring glycine dehydrogenase subunit GcvPA, giving the protein MYPYIPTTHEDEQEMLKSIGLNSLDDLFSDIPEDMRLNRELKLPKSKSELEVKNYLTSLANKNCSLSELTCFLGAGAYDHYIPSVVDHIISRSEYYTSYTPYQPEISQGTLQYIFEFQTLIANLTGMDIANASLYDGGTAVVEAALMAAASSKKDEIIISKTVRPESIQILKTYAHVQNLKVIEIDMKDGVTDLEELDKHVNDNTAAVIVQSPNFFGIIEDLKATGEIAHKAKKASFIASVDPISLGILKKPGELGVDVVVGEGQGLGIPVAFGGPYLGFMATKSDYMRKLPGRVVGETVDKNGKRSYVLTLTAREQHIRREKATSNICSNQGLNVLAATVYMVTLGKEGLKEVAMQSTKKAHYAFEQLTKSGKYKPLFDKPFFKEFAITSDIDADSINMKLRKENIVGGYHLGKDYSQFKNAVLYAVTEKRTKEEIDKLSSVLEGIK; this is encoded by the coding sequence ATGTATCCATACATTCCAACGACTCACGAAGATGAACAGGAAATGTTAAAGTCCATAGGACTTAATTCATTAGATGATTTATTTAGTGATATTCCAGAGGATATGCGTTTAAATAGGGAATTGAAGCTACCTAAGTCAAAGAGTGAATTAGAAGTTAAAAATTATCTAACTTCTTTAGCAAATAAAAACTGTTCACTAAGTGAATTGACTTGTTTCCTTGGAGCAGGAGCATATGATCATTATATTCCATCAGTAGTAGACCATATTATTTCAAGATCAGAATATTATACATCATATACACCTTATCAACCTGAGATAAGCCAAGGAACATTACAATATATATTTGAGTTTCAAACATTAATAGCTAACCTTACAGGAATGGATATAGCAAATGCTTCACTTTATGATGGTGGAACTGCTGTTGTAGAAGCTGCTTTAATGGCTGCTGCATCTTCTAAGAAAGATGAGATAATCATATCTAAGACTGTAAGACCAGAGTCAATACAAATCCTTAAAACATATGCTCATGTTCAAAACCTAAAGGTTATTGAAATAGATATGAAAGATGGAGTTACTGACCTTGAAGAATTAGATAAACATGTAAATGATAATACTGCAGCTGTAATAGTTCAAAGCCCAAACTTCTTTGGAATTATTGAGGACTTAAAAGCTACAGGAGAAATTGCTCATAAGGCTAAAAAAGCTAGCTTCATTGCTTCAGTTGACCCAATTTCCCTTGGTATATTAAAGAAACCAGGAGAATTAGGAGTTGATGTAGTAGTAGGAGAAGGTCAAGGCTTGGGTATACCCGTTGCATTTGGTGGACCATATCTAGGATTTATGGCTACTAAGAGTGATTATATGAGAAAATTACCAGGTAGAGTAGTAGGGGAGACTGTAGATAAGAATGGAAAGAGATCTTATGTACTAACACTTACAGCTCGTGAACAACATATCAGAAGAGAAAAAGCTACTTCTAATATTTGTTCTAACCAAGGTTTAAATGTACTTGCAGCTACTGTATATATGGTTACTTTAGGCAAAGAAGGACTAAAAGAAGTTGCTATGCAAAGTACAAAGAAGGCTCATTATGCTTTTGAGCAACTTACCAAATCAGGTAAATATAAGCCACTTTTTGATAAACCTTTCTTTAAAGAATTTGCTATAACATCTGATATTGATGCTGATAGTATAAATATGAAGCTTAGAAAAGAAAATATAGTAGGCGGATATCACCTAGGGAAGGATTATTCCCAGTTTAAAAATGCTGTGTTATATGCAGTGACAGAGAAGAGGACTAAGGAAGAAATAGACAAATTAAGTAGTGTATTGGAGGGGATAAAATGA
- the cwlD gene encoding N-acetylmuramoyl-L-alanine amidase CwlD, which translates to MRIIIIRKKYLLLFIMIIFMIIGYRHISQKGRKAIPVTYLPISNKIIVIDPGHGGVDPGAVSKNGVKEDEINLIIALKLKRLIEQSGGIVIMTRETDKGLYTSESKTLRQMKTEDLHNRKKLIDASESDVFISIHLNSFIRSTYYGAQTFYKEDSKESENFALTIQKELRNILDKENNRQPQHRDDVFLLNEVSIPSVLVECGFLSNSKEEELLIDETYQEKIAWSIYIGLMNYFSQADID; encoded by the coding sequence ATGAGAATAATAATAATTAGGAAGAAGTATCTGCTCTTGTTTATAATGATTATATTTATGATTATTGGTTATAGACATATATCACAAAAAGGAAGAAAAGCTATACCTGTAACTTATTTACCGATTTCTAACAAAATAATAGTTATAGACCCTGGACATGGAGGGGTAGACCCTGGAGCAGTCAGTAAAAATGGTGTTAAAGAAGATGAAATCAATTTGATAATAGCTTTAAAACTAAAGAGATTAATAGAGCAAAGTGGTGGAATAGTTATTATGACTAGAGAGACAGATAAAGGATTATATACCTCGGAGTCAAAAACACTTAGGCAAATGAAAACAGAAGATTTGCATAATAGAAAGAAGCTTATAGATGCTAGTGAAAGTGATGTATTTATATCAATACATTTAAATAGCTTTATCAGATCAACATATTATGGTGCTCAAACTTTTTATAAAGAGGATTCAAAGGAAAGTGAAAATTTTGCATTAACTATACAAAAAGAACTAAGAAATATATTAGATAAGGAAAACAATAGGCAGCCACAACATAGAGACGATGTATTTCTCTTAAATGAAGTTAGCATTCCTTCAGTATTAGTAGAATGTGGATTTCTCTCAAATAGCAAAGAAGAGGAACTATTAATAGATGAAACATATCAAGAAAAAATTGCTTGGTCAATATATATTGGTTTGATGAATTATTTTAGTCAAGCAGATATAGATTAA
- the gcvT gene encoding glycine cleavage system aminomethyltransferase GcvT, with amino-acid sequence MEAKKTPLYDEHVKLGGKVVDYAGWFLPVQYEGLVAEHEAVRNAAGLFDVSHMGEITVKGKDALAYVDYLMTNDITKIVDNQVIYTFMCMPNGGVVDDLLVYRFDNNDFYLVVNASNADKDFKWMLDQKGNFDVEITNISDSVGEVAIQGPLAQQILQKLTKTDLNKITFFTLDRNVDINGVECMVSRTGYTGEDGFEVYTTNEGIVKVWNDIMEAGKEEGIKPTGLGCRDTLRFEASLPLYGHEMSEEINPLEAGFKYFVKLDKEGDFIGKEALNKLWSDGLKRKLAGFEMIDRGIPREGYEIQKDGVTIGHVTTGYMSPTLKKNIGNALISTEFTELGTEVDIIIRNKPAKAKIVSKKFLKK; translated from the coding sequence ATGGAAGCAAAGAAGACCCCATTATATGATGAACATGTGAAATTGGGAGGTAAAGTAGTTGATTATGCAGGCTGGTTCCTTCCAGTGCAATACGAAGGCTTAGTAGCAGAACATGAAGCAGTTAGAAATGCAGCAGGTTTATTTGATGTATCTCACATGGGTGAAATTACAGTAAAAGGAAAGGATGCTTTAGCATATGTAGACTATCTTATGACAAATGATATAACTAAGATAGTAGACAATCAAGTAATCTATACTTTTATGTGTATGCCAAATGGAGGAGTAGTGGATGATTTATTAGTTTACAGGTTTGATAACAATGATTTTTACTTAGTTGTAAATGCTTCAAACGCTGATAAAGATTTTAAATGGATGCTTGATCAAAAGGGTAACTTCGATGTAGAAATAACTAACATTTCCGACAGTGTGGGAGAAGTTGCAATACAAGGACCTCTAGCTCAGCAAATATTACAAAAACTAACGAAGACAGATTTAAATAAAATCACATTCTTTACATTAGATAGAAATGTTGATATCAATGGAGTAGAATGCATGGTATCAAGAACTGGATATACTGGAGAAGATGGTTTTGAAGTATATACAACTAATGAAGGAATAGTAAAAGTATGGAATGACATAATGGAAGCTGGAAAAGAAGAAGGAATTAAACCAACAGGATTAGGATGTAGAGATACTCTTAGATTTGAAGCATCATTACCATTATATGGACATGAAATGTCTGAAGAAATCAACCCATTAGAAGCTGGATTCAAATACTTTGTAAAGCTTGATAAGGAAGGGGATTTTATAGGTAAAGAAGCTCTGAATAAACTATGGAGCGATGGTCTTAAGAGAAAATTAGCTGGATTTGAAATGATCGATAGAGGAATTCCAAGAGAAGGATATGAAATACAAAAAGATGGAGTAACAATAGGTCATGTAACTACAGGCTATATGTCCCCTACTCTAAAGAAAAATATTGGTAATGCACTAATTTCAACAGAATTTACTGAGTTAGGTACAGAAGTTGATATAATAATAAGAAACAAACCAGCTAAAGCTAAAATAGTAAGCAAGAAATTCTTAAAAAAATAA
- a CDS encoding phosphatase PAP2 family protein, whose translation MNKNTKIVILSLMLILFCILGFMVKGSSEGILFDVSIIEYIHNNTNPIVLSIMKFISFIGSENFLIPVTAMVIAYSLIKKNYYISKLLLLATLGSSLLNSLLKQIFRRTRPIEYFLVEQGGLSFPSAHSMVTMTLYSTIAFLLAKKAQDKKKKELIHIIAFVMICLMGISRIYLGVHWPTDVIGGYLAGYIFYYLSISLVKK comes from the coding sequence ATGAATAAAAATACAAAAATAGTTATTCTAAGCTTAATGCTTATATTATTTTGTATTTTAGGATTTATGGTAAAAGGCAGTAGTGAAGGTATTCTTTTTGATGTAAGTATAATTGAATATATCCATAATAATACTAATCCAATAGTATTATCTATTATGAAATTCATTTCATTTATAGGCTCTGAAAACTTTTTAATACCAGTTACTGCTATGGTTATAGCCTATTCTTTGATTAAAAAGAATTATTATATTTCCAAATTATTATTACTAGCAACCCTAGGAAGTTCATTATTAAACAGTTTACTAAAGCAAATCTTCCGAAGAACCAGGCCTATAGAGTATTTTTTGGTGGAACAAGGAGGATTAAGTTTCCCAAGTGCGCATTCTATGGTTACAATGACTCTTTATTCTACAATAGCATTTTTATTGGCGAAAAAAGCACAAGATAAGAAGAAAAAAGAGCTGATACATATTATAGCATTTGTCATGATTTGTCTCATGGGAATTAGTAGAATTTATTTAGGTGTTCACTGGCCAACGGATGTAATAGGTGGATATTTAGCAGGTTATATATTTTATTATTTAAGTATTAGCTTAGTTAAGAAATAA
- the lpdA gene encoding dihydrolipoyl dehydrogenase: MTKTIAVIGAGPGGYVAAIRGAQLGANVILIENREVGGTCLNRGCIPTKTYFRNAEIMSNFKRAAEFGIEVGQFKMDGKALQERKNKVVNTLVSGIEQLISSYKNIEFLDGTGNIIDKNTVSVELKDGTTKEVTVDNIVIATGSKPQMTETKGVDLEGVITSDDLLEMEEIPETLVVVGGGVIGLEFASIYQELGSHVILLASRILKDADKEISRRLTPMLKKQGIEAYLDIRAKEITKEGNKLKVLAKYKEKDEEIEVIGDKVLIASGRGPVFDGLNLDKIGIKYDDKGVIVNEEFETSVPGIYAIGDVNRGVQLAHVASAQGEYVMEKIMGHTPDVNLDIYPNCVFTMTEVAHVGYTEEELKEKQIPYKASKFMFGANGKALSLGEGEGIVKILAGAEDKKVLGVHILGPHANDLIAEGALAMANGLDIHSITRTIHAHPTLSEAFFEATLGIEDKAIHIAPPRKRK, translated from the coding sequence TTGACTAAGACTATTGCAGTTATAGGTGCTGGTCCAGGAGGCTATGTAGCAGCAATACGAGGAGCTCAATTAGGTGCAAATGTAATTCTAATAGAGAATAGGGAGGTAGGAGGTACATGCCTTAACAGAGGCTGTATCCCTACCAAAACTTATTTTAGAAATGCAGAAATTATGTCCAATTTTAAAAGAGCAGCTGAATTTGGTATAGAAGTTGGCCAATTTAAAATGGACGGAAAAGCACTTCAAGAGAGAAAAAATAAAGTAGTTAATACATTGGTATCTGGTATTGAACAACTTATTTCCTCATATAAAAACATAGAGTTTCTTGATGGAACTGGAAATATAATAGATAAAAACACTGTATCTGTAGAATTAAAAGATGGAACTACTAAAGAAGTAACTGTAGATAATATAGTTATTGCTACAGGATCTAAACCTCAAATGACTGAAACAAAAGGAGTAGACTTAGAGGGAGTAATCACTTCAGATGACCTCCTGGAAATGGAAGAAATTCCAGAGACTCTAGTTGTAGTAGGTGGAGGAGTAATAGGCTTAGAGTTTGCTAGTATATATCAAGAGCTAGGATCACATGTTATCCTTCTAGCATCTAGAATACTAAAAGATGCTGATAAGGAGATTTCAAGAAGACTTACTCCTATGCTAAAGAAACAAGGAATCGAAGCTTATTTAGATATAAGAGCCAAAGAGATTACGAAAGAAGGAAATAAACTTAAGGTCTTAGCTAAATACAAAGAAAAAGATGAAGAAATAGAAGTAATAGGAGACAAAGTACTTATTGCTTCAGGTAGGGGTCCTGTGTTTGATGGATTAAACCTTGACAAAATAGGTATTAAATATGATGATAAAGGCGTTATAGTAAATGAAGAGTTTGAAACTTCAGTACCAGGCATATATGCCATAGGGGATGTAAACAGAGGAGTACAATTAGCTCATGTTGCATCTGCCCAAGGTGAATATGTAATGGAGAAAATAATGGGACATACTCCAGATGTTAATCTAGATATATACCCTAACTGTGTATTTACTATGACAGAAGTAGCTCATGTTGGTTATACTGAGGAAGAGCTTAAAGAAAAACAAATACCATATAAGGCTAGCAAGTTTATGTTTGGAGCCAATGGTAAGGCTTTATCCCTAGGTGAAGGAGAAGGTATAGTAAAAATTCTTGCTGGAGCTGAAGATAAGAAAGTTCTAGGAGTTCATATACTAGGACCTCATGCAAATGATTTAATTGCAGAAGGTGCTCTAGCCATGGCAAATGGTTTAGATATCCATAGTATTACGAGAACAATACATGCCCATCCAACTCTTTCAGAAGCATTCTTTGAAGCTACATTAGGAATAGAAGATAAAGCGATTCACATAGCACCACCAAGAAAAAGAAAATAA